tttcgagcttaaattatgaatgttattgaagtaatagaACATATAAGTAAAATAAGTaagtgtcaaatatgcaagtataacaaACCATGCAAGTATAATATGTATATGTAGACATGTAGGTATGAAGCATGTATGTATAATATGCAATATAAAACAAATAAGTATACTATGCAAGCATAAAGACATGTAGCATGTAAATACGTGTAAATTAATGCGATATATTATAATACAAACATATAATGGTATAATGCAATAAAGCATGTAAATAAGTATAGTGTAATGCAGACAACATGTTGGGATATGCTACAATAAGTATAAGTAAGTAAAAAAAAGCATATATGAAACAAGAAAGCAAGTAGGCAAAAAGGCATACGACAAATATATAaaactaaaaaataaataaatgaataagaatataaaaatatatatacaacctaGTCATCAATCCTAATTCTACTACTCCACAAAtttctatcagaagtcatgtcctcggtcaataaaagctccttcatgtcaagcttcagtCTATCCTCCAACATACGTGTAGGTCTACCTCTTCTCCTTACGCCGCTAACCATGAGGGCTTCCACTCTCCTAATGGGTGCTGTGGGTGGCCGCCTCCTTACATggccaaaccatctaagtcgtcaTTCTCTCAGCTTGTTGACGATATTCCCAACTTTtaagttctccctaaaaactccattagGTATCATGTCTAACATGGTCttgccacacgtccacctaagcatcctcatttctgccacctccatccttttctcttgggctttcgtcattagccaacactctgatccgtacaacatggccggtctaatcgctaccttgaagaatttccctttcaatttaaggggtatcttcttgtcgcacaaaacCCCATTCGCagctctccacttcaaccatcctacccTTATACGGTGGGTCacatcctcatctatccttcctGATTTGTGTAGCATTGATCCTAAGTATCTAAAGGAATCCTGTGGATGGAAGACCTGATCCCCAATACGAATATCCACTGTATCATTGTGATCTTCTTCGATCCTCCTGTAGTCACACCTAAGATACTCCGATTTAAGTCTACTAATCCGAAGTCCATTTTGTTCCAGGGCATTCCTCCATTGCTCCAGCCTTCTGTTTAGCTCATCCTAGGATTCCGATACTAAAACAATATCATCGGCGAAAATCAAGCACCAAGGGATACTCCCTTGTATCATTTGAGATAGCACGTCTAAGACTAAagcgaaaagaaaagggctaagAGCAGATCCTTGTGTAAACCTACTTCTACTGGGAAATACTATATGTTTCCTACTGTCGTTCGAACGCGAGTTTTCGCCCCCTGGTACATATCCCTAATAGTTCTTATATACCTACTTGGGATACCTCTACCATTAAGGATCTTCCAAATTAACTCCTGTGGGACACTATCATAagctttttccaagtctaagaaagtcatgtgtaggttcttttgtttctctctatacttctccataagactTCTAATAATGTGAATTGCCTCCATCGAAGAGCGTCCTGGCATGAACCCAAATTGGTTCTCTGACACCTTTGTCTCGCGTCTAAGCCTAGTCTCAATCACTCTTTCCCATAGTTTCATGGTATGACTAAGTAACTTTATACCTCTGTAGTTACTACACGTTTGCGCATCCCCTTTGttcttgtaaatgggaataacCTCGCCCAGTCTCCACTCCATTGGAATTTTTGCGCTTCTAAACGTCGTGTTGAAAAGATTTGTCAACCACCTAACCCCATCATCGCTTAAGCACCGCCACGCCTCTATGGGGATTTGGTCcggtcctactgctttgtttctGCCCATCTTCCGTAAGGACGATTTAACTTCCTCTTGGTTAATCCTCGTGCAGAAACAGTTATTTTGATATTGTGGGGTCATATCATAGACATGAGGTTCTCCATTCCCGGGCCTTCCCCCATCGAAAAGGGATGAGAAATATTCTTCCCATCGTTTCCTAATTTTGTCTTCCTTTACTATGCTTTGACCATTTTTATCTTTGATATATTTGATGTTATCCAGGTCTCTTCGCCGAcgctccctagctttggctatcctgTAGATGTCGTTTGCTCCTTCCTTAGAGTCTAGTCTCTTATATAAGTCTTCGTAAGCTTTATCTTTTGCACGTGTAACGGCGATCTTTGCTTCTCTCTTGGCTTCTTTATAGCTATTTTCTATGCTACTTCTGTCTGCTAGTGTACCCCCTCTAAAGGAGGTGAGCTCCCGAAACCTCGCTTGTTTAACCGCGACTTTAGTTTGGACCTCGTCGTTAAGCCACCATGATTCTCTACGACCATTTTGGGCTCTCGACGTCCCAACTGCCACTCCCAAGGATTCTTTTGCCACCCCTCTAATGGTGAACGCTAGGTTATTCCACATCTGATCTGCATCAATAAAGGCTGCATTTTCTAATTCATCACCCATTCTTTCAACAACATTGGCTCTAAAAGTCTCCGCCTTCTCTCCATTTAAGTTCTTCCAGAGGATTCTGGGTTGTACCGCTCTCGcccttgtaacatcccgcgtttttccgttaaatttattttaacaccgtcttttttttaaataatatctttcgtatttaaattcgtcgactccgttgacgaacgttcataatattctcgttatttaattataacatctctcgttaacttgcgttttaaaaatattcgatcggttaaatcccgcacccgcttctaaactcgagggactaaaattgacacggggcaaactagttgactaggtcaactagtccaccccaatcaccaccattcaaccatctccctctctctctctttctctctagcaagaacacacacacaaaccccaacttcataaatcatcatctaaattcgatctaggagacttacaacaaaacaaattacatatttggaatccttgcatcttcctcttcgatttcataccaacctcatctcgtttgggtaactttctaaaatcactaattttatgtgttcttgagatttttgagttataaagttgttaattagtgtctatggctcattgtgatgtcgtgtatgtaatttgtatgctcgattcgttatttttggtgtaactagttcaatatgaaattacttgctaaatccttgattttggatgaacaaatgttgttagattgttaaagtgcatgttttaaaagtgttactagtatcattagcttcattttgatgtataggttgattaaggaaactccaaaaatatgattattgattttgagatgtttgactagggtttgatagttcttgacatgaatttttggatgcttgaatgccatggaatgttaattattagtgtttagttgtaatgtatgtttcattaccttcaaaacggcatattatatgtgtgaattggtttcccgaaactcaaattgcatttgaagaacttgaaaccttaaaaatgaacgtttaatgatcacttgatgagttttcggctattataaatgatgtttttgtttggtgaaacatgtttagttgtgttccttgtcaaaagacctttccaacggtataagatacgtcttctagttgtttacggtttgagttttgcgtttgtttgaaaattgaccaagtcttgaacaagtgaaacaggcctgggaccaggccacggccattgtcgcggcgcgacaggcctggccgcggcgcggcataagccgtgcccagcttctgtctccaatgtccatttcacgtgaaatgtttgccatgttttagacttccaattcgcatgcaacttgttctaacatgcttatatatgaataactagcatagaaaatttgtccgagacccgacccgaacatgttgactttttcgttgactttgaccaagtttgactttttgtcaaacttaaccaattaattatgcaatctttctaacatgattctatacttgtatcttgcatgaaacttgacaatttgactcacatgcttcataatcgagtcgtaacgagccataggactaattgaacatctttgaccgtttgtgttaccgttattgatataacctatatgtttaggtcaagactagccttgtccttgcacacggttacttgttgaagtactttattaactcttgtactcaaggtgagatcatagtcccactttttcaatcacttttattctttacatcgtgggctgagaaacacatacatttcatacttatctacttttcatgcttttacattgtgaacaaatacgaatacaaagatgcatacgagtttgaacaaaagtcctcaatccaattatcattagttccacttgcagggtgtaagtgtaagcgtgtaattatgttgtgtggccatacgggtttaacaaaccctcattcagacggttcgctaccgttagtgaatgaaatataatttcaacaatgtatagtgtaagttctaacactaaattcaaaattcagagggaagattcggttaagccttgataattgggtgctcgtgatacaaatactattttggaatgtgaatgattctggttgagaaattcttaaagaaccttgtggttcaatacaatttacttactaaacctatgatttcaccaacgtttttcgttgacagatttctatgtttttctcaggtcttgcacgatatgtgatacatgcttccgctcatt
The window above is part of the Rutidosis leptorrhynchoides isolate AG116_Rl617_1_P2 chromosome 1, CSIRO_AGI_Rlap_v1, whole genome shotgun sequence genome. Proteins encoded here:
- the LOC139839810 gene encoding uncharacterized protein, with translation MGDELENAAFIDADQMWNNLAFTIRGVAKESLGVAVGTSRAQNGRRESWWLNDEVQTKVAVKQARFRELTSFRGGTLADRSSIENSYKEAKREAKIAVTRAKDKAYEDLYKRLDSKEGANDIYRIAKARERRRRDLDNIKYIKDKNGQSIVKEDKIRKRWEEYFSSLFDGGRPGNGEPHVYDMTPQYQNNCFCTRINQEEVKSSLRKMGRNKAVGPDQIPIEAWRCLSDDGVRWLTNLFNTTFRSAKIPMEWRLGEVIPIYKNKGDAQTCSNYRGIKLLSHTMKLWERVIETRLRRETKVSENQFGFMPGRSSMEDELNRRLEQWRNALEQNGLRISRLKSEYLRCDYRRIEEDHNDTVDIRIGDQVFHPQDSFRYLGSMLHKSGRIDEDVTHRIRGELKSWEYRQQAERMTT